In Saccharomonospora marina XMU15, one genomic interval encodes:
- a CDS encoding ABC transporter substrate-binding protein, with protein MRVRLVAVVAAVLLLAGCGGGGASGTDGDGVYRVLVSAGLSAQGVLAANAETAVLAARAGVADINKAGGIGGSKVEIEVVDDAGDPSVAITKLREATTGQHKPDLYLSSGPSNVSSAVLPILNREQILSFNIGPTENSADPEQFPLNFDLSPSPKDYVEGFLPHIQQQGYGSIGVIHGNTSYGEAFGPMARQVLSDAGIEVTGIEKYDVEGLDMTAQLSRLRDKNPDALVMDGYGPPVGYLLRSLDRLGWDVPVLGNTSVSATKLVSTEPPSGMLGTELVTNLRMQVFSSTVYSEQADKVNKMVETMTGLGEIPTTLILAYHYDALPLVAAAAEHVGSTDDATALAEALEKKEVLGKAKTVVLDSYHFTAQEHAPNVGDDVFAFVAPSKIVNGQFRGADE; from the coding sequence ATGAGAGTCCGGCTTGTCGCGGTGGTCGCGGCCGTGTTGTTGCTGGCGGGATGCGGGGGCGGTGGAGCGTCCGGCACGGACGGTGACGGTGTCTATCGCGTGCTGGTCAGCGCCGGGCTCAGCGCGCAGGGTGTGCTCGCGGCCAATGCCGAGACGGCCGTGCTGGCGGCACGCGCAGGCGTGGCGGACATCAACAAGGCGGGCGGCATCGGTGGCAGCAAGGTCGAGATCGAGGTGGTCGACGACGCGGGCGACCCGTCGGTGGCCATCACCAAGCTCCGTGAAGCCACCACCGGGCAGCACAAGCCCGACCTTTACCTCTCCTCCGGCCCCTCCAACGTCAGTTCAGCGGTACTGCCGATCCTGAACCGGGAGCAGATCCTGTCCTTCAACATCGGCCCCACCGAGAACTCGGCCGATCCCGAGCAGTTCCCACTCAACTTCGACCTCTCACCGAGTCCGAAGGACTACGTGGAGGGCTTCCTGCCGCACATCCAGCAGCAGGGCTACGGTTCGATCGGCGTCATCCACGGCAACACCTCCTACGGCGAGGCGTTCGGACCGATGGCACGCCAGGTTCTCAGCGACGCGGGTATCGAGGTCACCGGCATCGAGAAATACGACGTCGAGGGTTTGGACATGACGGCGCAGCTGAGCAGGCTGCGTGACAAGAACCCCGATGCCCTCGTGATGGACGGCTACGGCCCGCCCGTCGGCTACCTGCTGCGCAGCCTCGACCGGCTCGGCTGGGACGTTCCGGTGCTCGGCAACACCTCCGTGTCGGCGACCAAACTCGTCTCCACCGAACCGCCGAGTGGCATGCTCGGCACCGAACTGGTCACCAACCTCAGGATGCAGGTCTTTTCCAGCACCGTTTACTCCGAGCAGGCCGACAAGGTCAACAAGATGGTCGAGACGATGACCGGCCTCGGCGAGATCCCGACCACGCTGATCCTCGCCTACCACTACGACGCGCTGCCTCTCGTGGCGGCCGCCGCGGAGCACGTCGGTTCCACCGACGACGCCACCGCGCTCGCGGAGGCGCTGGAGAAGAAGGAGGTTCTCGGGAAGGCGAAGACGGTGGTGCTGGACAGCTACCACTTCACCGCGCAGGAGCACGCACCCAACGTCGGTGACGACGTCTTCGCCTTCGTCGCTCCGTCCAAGATCGTGAACGGGCAGTTCAGAGGAGCCGACGAATGA
- a CDS encoding branched-chain amino acid ABC transporter permease — protein sequence MTLLWSGLGLGAVYALVAIGYNIVYISSHSFNFAHAQLLMVGTFVAYTGLVTLHLPVLVVALMATLTVMLLAALEERFAVRPVSDHKTQLVTTLGVATLLNGATQLIWGSEPLTVPFFASDELLDVLGGRVYPVELALLAVAVLLVVLLGLLGRRTLLGLALLGMSEDREAATLRGINVRRLAFAAFAFSGALAGVLGLFVGPKTFAVATLGVALAVKGFVAMAIGGFGSLPGALVGGLSVGLIETFAALRLGSEYSGITVFVVLIVILLVRPSGLFTRTRERAV from the coding sequence GTGACGCTGCTGTGGTCCGGGCTCGGGCTCGGCGCGGTCTACGCACTGGTCGCCATCGGCTACAACATCGTCTACATCTCCTCGCACAGCTTCAACTTCGCACACGCGCAGTTGTTGATGGTGGGCACCTTCGTCGCCTACACGGGCCTGGTCACGCTGCACCTACCGGTGCTCGTGGTCGCGCTCATGGCGACGCTGACGGTGATGTTGCTGGCCGCGCTCGAAGAGCGGTTCGCGGTACGCCCGGTGAGCGACCACAAGACCCAACTGGTCACCACACTCGGCGTGGCCACGCTGCTCAACGGGGCGACGCAGCTCATCTGGGGCAGTGAACCGCTGACGGTGCCGTTCTTCGCCTCCGACGAACTGCTCGACGTCCTCGGCGGCCGGGTGTACCCGGTGGAACTCGCGCTGCTGGCCGTCGCGGTGCTGCTGGTGGTGCTGCTCGGCCTGCTCGGCAGGCGCACGCTGCTGGGGCTGGCTCTGCTGGGCATGTCCGAGGACCGCGAAGCCGCGACGTTGCGCGGCATCAACGTGCGGCGGCTGGCCTTCGCGGCGTTCGCCTTCTCCGGCGCGCTCGCGGGGGTGCTCGGGCTGTTCGTGGGACCGAAGACCTTCGCCGTGGCCACACTCGGTGTGGCGCTCGCGGTGAAGGGGTTCGTAGCCATGGCGATCGGAGGCTTCGGTTCGCTGCCGGGAGCTCTGGTCGGCGGGCTGAGCGTCGGTCTCATCGAGACCTTCGCCGCGTTGCGGCTCGGCAGCGAGTACAGCGGAATCACGGTGTTCGTGGTGCTGATCGTGATCCTGCTGGTGCGTCCCTCCGGGCTGTTCACCCGAACCCGAGAACGGGCGGTGTGA